Proteins from a single region of Nerophis lumbriciformis linkage group LG36, RoL_Nlum_v2.1, whole genome shotgun sequence:
- the LOC133583006 gene encoding protocadherin beta-16-like, translated as MAVPAVESARTMRRQVLFISFFCISCVIGQVTYSIPEEMAKGSLIGNIARDLGLDVKRLRAGKARIYTGDSAQYIELNRERGLLLIKGKIDREMLCRQTTPCALHFQITLENPLELFPITVEITDINDNAPLFQKDERKFEISESAVVGSKFMLEKAFDPDIGLNGLQRYTLTPSDSFMLKLHSQSDGSKKVEMVLQKPLDREKQEHVALVLTAEDGGEPQLSGTMQIHVNVLDANDNAPVFSKAAYKASITENSAIGTLITKVSASDADKGANGDVAYVIGNSMDTASKLFHINGDGDVTLIGAIDYEKEKIYHVDIEAIDQGGLSDSSKIIIDVIDVNDNSPIVNMISSSGSVPEDASLKTVIALMSVSDPDSDANGQVHCAIGENTPFAIKTTSNNFYSLVTDSELDRERSSEYNITVMCSDEGVPSLSSSVTLTLHISDVNDNAPVFERSSYEASIVENNTPGLSVFKVKARDADWNQNARLSYMLEDSSVNGVPVSSYVSVSADSGVIHAVRSFDYEHLKEFNFRVRAQDGGSPPLSSNVSVRILVQDQNDNAPQVLYPVQTGGSVLAEMVPRSADVGYLVTKVVAVDVDSGQNAWLSYKVHKATDRALFEVGLHNGEIRTVRQVTDKDAVKQRLSVLVEDNGQPSRSATVIVNVAVADSFPEVLSEFTDFSMHDKEYNDKLTFYLVLALAVVSFLFITCLLLIISVKVYRWRQSRVLYHSNLPVIPYYPPRYSDTLGTGTLQHVYNYEVCRTTDSRKGDFKLDRAASHNVLVMDPSSTGTMQKIHSERNILDEPDSPLEVGHFCFI; from the coding sequence ATGGCCGTGCCTGCAGTGGAATCAGCCAGGACAATGAGACGACAAGTATTGTTCATCTCCTTCTTCTGCATCAGCTGCGTGATAGGGCAGGTCACCTACTCCATACCAGAGGAAATGGCAAAGGGATCTTTAATCGGCAACATAGCCCGAGATTTGGGATTAGACGTCAAGAGGCTGAGGGCGGGCAAAGCGCGCATTTACACGGGAGACAGCGCTCAGTACATCGAGCTGAACAGAGAGCGAGGGCTCCTCCTTATCAAGGGAAAAATAGACAGGGAGATGTTGTGCAGGCAGACGACGCCCTGCGCGCTCCATTTCCAAATCACGCTTGAAAACCCGCTGGAGTTGTTCCCCATCACCGTGGAAATCACGGACATAAATGACAATGCGCCACTGTTCCAGAAAGATGAAAGGAAATTTGAAATAAGCGAATCTGCCGTGGTGGGCTCCAAATTCATGCTGGAGAAAGCGTTTGATCCTGACATAGGACTGAATGGTCTTCAGCGGTACACACTGACGCCGAGTGACAGCTTTATGCTCAAATTGCACAGTCAGTCAGACGGCAGTAAAAAGGTGGAAATGGTGCTGCAAAAGCCGCTTGACAGAGAAAAACAGGAGCACGTAGCTTTGGTTTTGACCGCCGAGGACGGAGGAGAACCGCAGCTGAGTGGAACCATGCAAATACACGTCAATGTTCTCGACGCGAACGACAATGCGCCAGTATTCAGCAAGGCCGCGTACAAAGCGAGCATCACGGAGAACTCCGCCATTGGAACGCTCATCACTAAAGTGAGCGCGTCGGACGCAGACAAGGGCGCAAACGGAGATGTGGCGTATGTGATAGGAAACAGCATGGACACTGCGTCCAAGTTATTTCACATTAACGGCGACGGTGACGTCACGCTAATTGGTGCAATAGATTATGAAAAAGAGAAAATATACCACGTGGACATAGAGGCTATTGATCAAGGCGGGTTGTCGGATTCCAGTAAAATAATTATTGATGTAATTGATGTGAATGACAACAGCCCCATTGTCAATATGATTTCATCATCTGGCTCTGTGCCAGAAGATGCGAGCCTTAAAACTGTCATAGCTTTAATGAGTGTCAGTGACCCGGATTCTGATGCTAATGGTCAGGTCCACTGTGCGATAGGTGAGAATACACCTTTTGCTATTAAAACGACGTCAAATAACTTTTATAGTTTAGTGACGGACAGTGAATTAGACCGAGAGAGGTCAAGTGAGTATAACATCACAGTGATGTGTTCCGATGAGGGAGTGCCCTCCCTCTCCAGCAGCGTCACTCTCACCTTACACATCTCAGATGTGAACGACAACGCACCTGTCTTTGAGAGGAGCTCATACGAGGCCTCCATTGTAGAAAACAACACTCCAGGTCTTTCTGTATTTAAAGTGAAAGCCAGAGACGCTGACTGGAACCAGAACGCTCGTCTCTCTTACATGCTGGAGGACTCCTCTGTTAACGGAGTGCCAGTCTCCTCATATGTGTCTGTTAGTGCTGATAGTGGAGTCATCCATGCAGTGCGCTCTTTTGACTACGAGCACCTGAAAGAGTTTAATTTCCGCGTCAGAGCTCAGGATGGAGGTTCCCCTCCTCTCAGCAGCAACGTGAGCGTTCGCATCCTGGTCCAGGACCAGAACGACAACGCCCCCCAGGTTCTGTACCCGGTCCAGACGGGCGGCTCGGTGCTGGCTGAAATGGTGCCTCGTTCAGCAGATGTGGGCTATCTGGTGACTAAAGTGGTGGCTGTGGATGTGGACTCTGGACAGAACGCCTGGCTCTCCTATAAAGTGCACAAAGCCACAGACAGGGCGCTGTTTGAAGTGGGCCTACACAATGGAGAAATAAGAACTGTCCGCCAAGTCACTGATAAAGATGCCGTCAAACAAAGACTGAGTGTTCTAGTGGAGGACAACGGGCAGCCCTCTCGTTCAGCTACAGTCATTGTTAACGTGGCGGTGGCGGACAGCTTCCCGGAAGTGCTGTCAGAGTTCACTGACTTTAGCATGCACGACAAGGAGTACAATGACAAGCTGACTTTTTACTTAGTCTTGGCTTTGGCTGTGGTCTCCTTCCTCTTCATCACCTGCTTGCTGCTCATCATATCAGTCAAAGTGTACAGGTGGAGACAGTCTCGCGTCCTGTACCACTCTAACCTCCCTGTCATTCCATATTATCCACCACGTTACTCAGACACTTTGGGGACAGGGACTCTCCAACACGTGTACAATTACGAGGTGTGCAGGACCACCGACTCCAGAAAAGGTGACTTTAAGTTGGACAGAGCTGCGAGTCACAACGTGCTGGTAATGGACCCCAGTTCTACAGGAACCATGCAGAAGATACACAGTGAAAGGAACATTCTGGATGAACCTGACTCTCCTCTAGAGGTTGGTCACTTCTGTTTTATTTGA
- the LOC133577021 gene encoding protocadherin beta-16-like: protein MDFKTMPRQVLLFILITSFLSVLGQVSYSIPEELEKGSLVSNVAQDLGLDLKRLKSGRARIHSGDSTEYIELEKERGLLLVKERIDRETLCGETTLCALHLQMILENPMELFRITIEITDINDNSPSFESSSKRFEISESAIIGSKFVLEEAIDADIGANGLQSYSLTPTDNFHLKIANQADGSKKVEMILQKHLDREQQEQISLLLTAFDGGQPRRSGTMQINVHVLDVNDNAPVFTKSSYKATISENAPKGTSVITVSASDKDSGSNGKISYSITKNKLRLSDLFQINSATGEVILLGDIDYERAKLLQVNIEAVDNGGLSDSSKIMIDIIDVNDNSPQMKILSKSDSISEDSAENTVVTMLSVNDPDSGSNGEVKCKINEDIPFKIEKSLNGFYSLMTEVALDRELASQYNITVMCSDEGVPSLSSSVTLTLHISDVNDNAPVFERSSYEASIVENNTPGLSIFTVKARDADWNQNARLSYMLEDSSVNGVPVSSYVSVSADSGVIHAVRSFDYEHLKEFNFRVRAQDGGSPPLSSNVSIRILIQDQNDNTPQVLYPVQTGGSVLAEMVPRSADVGYLVTKVVAVDVDSGQNAWLSYKVHKATDRALFEVGLHNGEIRTVRQVTDKDAVKQRLSVLVEDNGQPSRSATVIVNVAVADSFPEVLSEFTDFSMHDKEYNDKLTFYLVLALAVVSFLFITCLLLIISVKVYRWRQSRVLYHSNLPVIPYYPPRYSDTLGTGTLQHVYNYEVCRTTDSRKSDFKLDRAASHNVLVMDPSSTGTMQKIHSERNILDEPDSPLEVGHLRFI, encoded by the coding sequence ATGGATTTTAAGACGATGCCGCGTCAAGTTCTGTTGTTCATCTTAATCACCTCTTTCTTGTCCGTGCTCGGCCAAGTCAGCTACTCGATCCCGGAGGAACTGGAGAAAGGATCTTTGGTGTCTAACGTGGCTCAGGATTTAGGTTTGGACCTGAAAAGACTGAAATCAGGGCGAGCTCGGATCCATTCAGGAGACAGCACGGAATATATCGAGCTGGAGAAAGAAAGGGGGCTCCTCCTTGTGAAGGAGAGGATAGACAGAGAGACGCTGTGTGGTGAGACGACGCTCTGTGCTTTGCATTTGCAGATGATTTTGGAAAATCCTATGGAATTATTTCGAATTACTATTGAAATCACGGACATTAATGACAATTCTCCCAGCTTCGAATCCAGCAGCAAACGCTTTGAGATCAGCGAGTCCGCCATTATCGGCTCTAAATTTGTGTTAGAGGAAGCAATCGACGCTGATATCGGTGCAAATGGTCTGCAAAGCTACTCGCTGACTCCAACTGATAATTTTCATCTTAAAATAGCAAATCAAGCAGACGGGAGTAAAAAGGTGGAGATGATACTGCAGAAGCATCTAGATAGAGAGCAGCAGGAGCAGATTTCATTGTTATTAACAGCCTTTGATGGAGGACAACCACGCAGGTCAGGAACAATGCAGATTAATGtgcatgtgttagatgtaaatgataACGCTCCAGTGTTCACTAAATCTTCATATAAGGCAACTATTAGTGAAAATGCACCTAAAGGAACCAGTGTAATAACTGTTAGTGCATCCGACAAAGACAGTGGCTCCAATGGGAAAATATCATAttcaataacaaaaaacaagctAAGATTATCAGACCTATTTCAGATAAATAGTGCAACTGGAGAGGTTATTTTATTAGGTGACATTGATTATGAGCGAGCTAAATTATTACAAGTAAATATTGAAGCTGTAGACAATGGAGGACTGTCTGATTCAAGTAAGATTATGATTGATATCATTGATGTTAATGACAACAGTCCTCAAATGAAAATACTTTCTAAATCAGATTCCATTTCTGAGGACTCTGCGGAGAATACTGTTGTTACTATGTTAAGCGTTAATGACCCAGACTCTGGCAGCAATGGAGAAGTTAAGTGTAAAATTAACGAAGATATTCCGTTTAAAATAGAAAAAAGTTTAAATGGATTCTATAGTTTAATGACAGAAGTAGCTTTGGATCGAGAATTAGCATCTCAGTATAACATCACAGTGATGTGCTCTGATGAGGGAGTGCCCTCCCTCTCCAGCAGCGTCACTCTCACCTTACACATCTCAGATGTGAACGACAACGCACCTGTCTTTGAGAGGAGCTCATACGAGGCCTCCATTGTAGAAAACAACACTCCAGGTCTTTCTATATTCACAGTGAAAGCCAGAGACGCTGACTGGAACCAGAACGCTCGCCTCTCTTACATGCTGGAGGACTCCTCTGTTAACGGAGTGCCAGTCTCCTCATATGTGTCTGTTAGTGCTGATAGTGGAGTCATCCATGCAGTGCGCTCTTTTGACTACGAGCACCTGAAAGAGTTTAATTTCCGCGTCAGAGCTCAGGATGGAGGCTCTCCTCCTCTTAGCAGCAATGTAAGCATCCGCATACTAATCCAGGACCAGAACGACAACACCCCCCAGGTCCTGTACCCGGTCCAGACGGGCGGCTCGGTGCTGGCTGAAATGGTGCCTCGTTCAGCAGATGTGGGCTATCTGGTGACTAAAGTGGTGGCTGTTGATGTGGACTCTGGACAGAACGCCTGGCTCTCCTATAAAGTGCACAAAGCCACAGACAGGGCGCTGTTTGAAGTGGGCCTACACAATGGAGAAATAAGAACTGTCCGCCAAGTCACTGATAAAGATGCCGTCAAACAAAGACTGAGTGTTCTAGTGGAGGACAACGGGCAGCCCTCTCGTTCAGCTACAGTCATTGTTAACGTGGCGGTGGCGGACAGCTTCCCTGAAGTGCTGTCAGAGTTCACTGACTTTAGCATGCACGACAAGGAGTACAATGACAAGCTGACTTTTTACTTAGTCTTGGCTTTGGCTGTGGTCTCCTTCCTCTTCATCACCTGCTTGCTGCTCATCATATCAGTCAAAGTGTACAGGTGGAGACAGTCTCGCGTCCTGTACCACTCCAACCTCCCTGTCATTCCATATTATCCACCACGTTACTCAGACACTTTGGGGACAGGGACTCTCCAACACGTGTACAATTACGAGGTGTGCAGGACCACCGACTCCAGAAAAAGTGACTTTAAGTTGGACAGAGCTGCTAGTCACAACGTGCTGGTGATGGACCCCAGTTCTACAGGAACCATGCAGAAGATACACAGTGAAAGGAACATCCTGGATGAACCTGACTCTCCTCTAGAGGTTGGTCACTTGCGTTTTATATGA